aattttgaattccaacGGCTGACTACCGGCTGTAGGCGGTGGAAGGATGTGCGAGTGACCGGCTGAGGAGAGTGAATCTTGAATTCTTATGgcgatttcataatttttttttaaaaaaaattatatatttttatatttgcagCTTTGGTCCTTTTGACTTTGCAATTTACCTAAATTGATTAGTTAtgttcagaattttttttttttttttttttgttacttgaTCCAGTCCAATCGTAAGTATTTGCTCTCGATATGGTTTGGTTATTTTGGTCCAAACTTGCTTGTCTAGTTTACTACTCATTTGGAAAATAATAACccatatttctctttcttttatttttaattgcagCAATACACACTAGAGTGTTGCTAACAATAGGCAAAATATTAGAGGTtttgttgtaaaaaaaaaaaataaataaatgtggtTTTGAGGTACGAAAGTTGAAGCTAATtcgaaatttttaatttgccgTAGAGAAAAGCTATCAGAGGAAACTAATTTAGCGCATGTTTTTCCTAATAACATTTTCCAAaagtaattttaataaataatactatactCTACATTGAGCCAAACAACTCTGTTACTAATAGGTTTCCAAACATTCCTGACCATCATCAcagatttttttaaacatatttatCTTCTAGTATGTTGAACATCAGAAATTTACTGAGTACGCATCCCATAAGTTAATAATCAACAGTCTCAACTTGAATGGGCTGTTGATTTCCGAACTAATACCTTTTAAGTAAATTATCAACCGCGGTAGGCACTTCTTAATTAAGGGCTAATCTAGTAACTTCTAACTTTATACAGTATCTAAGGACCTACGAGTTATGCAGCTCTAGCCTCTAAGTAATTGTGTTTACTTTTTCTTAGTTGTCTTTAACTTTTTCTTAAATCGAGTTGTCTCAAGTTCTATAGCTGAATTCATTTTTCATATGTACAAaatagataacataatatctttctcaaaaaaaaaaaaaggaaaaattcaaACCTAGTCAGTGGAGAGGCCCCGTAGGACAACATCGTACCTGCGAAGTTGGTGGCTCTAGTCTCTTAAGGAGGATATGGATACAAATTTATTACACTAACAAATGGTTGTTAGACTCAAGTATTACTTATTAACTGGCCTTTGGTTCTCAAAGAGAGACACTCAAATGTGAAATTTATATTTCGGATGAACACTCTTGATCAGACagcaataaaaaattttatgcattGTTATgagaagaaaatatttattgGATGCATTCGATCACTGGCGAGTAGTGAAATTTAGGAATTCacaaagttataattttatgaTGAAAACATATAGAATGTATCgaaattatagataattttgaatatgctattcaatctttcaaacttttaatttactattcaatatttcaatttatttgatttgagtgagTCGAgcgatattttaactttaaaatttaaataaattacttattttaataaatttatagttaaaaaattgtataaagtatattaactaaacatgtaaagataaacgacaaattcaaaagttaaaatcaGAGTATCGTCGACTGACACAAatgaaacaaattgaaagattgaatagtaaaattaaaatttttaaatgctaGATAACAGATTCAAAATAATCTATTGTTGAAGTAAATTgcgtatatttttatctaattttgtgTTCAAAACAGTAACAATTTCGAGGGAaatgcattaaaattttttaaaaaatcacaaaacgTACGGATGCACCGAGTGTAGGGAAAGTGTCTCCAGCTATCAGGTGACACCATTTTCCGGCGCAAAGGGGGTTGAGGATTTGCTCTCTCTCCATGGAACGGATCCCATCGCTCCGAAACCATCCCTCCTCTCCCCATGGAGCTCCCTCCTCCACCCTTCACCGACCCTTCCTTTCTCCACCCCAACCCCACCCACCCGCACCTAGGCCCTCCCCCCTTCTCCTCATTCCTCCATGAGAGTCCCCTCCCACCTTCTCGCCCTTCACCATCCGACGCTTCTCCACCCACACCCGCTCCCCACCCTGCTCTGCGAAGCCGCCTCATCTCCCCCAAACCCTCCCCCTCCATCAATCACTCGCCGCCTCCGGCCGCCTCGCCGCAGCCCTCGCCTCCTTGtcctccgccgcggccgcggccgcCCGTCGGACCCGACGGCTTCGTCTCCGTCCTCCGACACTGCGCCGCCCCGGAAACGCTAATGGAGGGCCGCGGCGCCTCCACGCGCACATGGTAGTCTCCGGTTTCGTTCACGACCCCTTCGTTCTCAATCACCTGATTAATTATGTATGGTAAATGCGGGCTCTTGGCTGATGCTCATTGGGTTTTTAAAGGGGATGGCGAAGCCAAAATTTGCATTCTTGGAATACCTTACTTGTGTTGTTAACTGCAATTCGGATTTTGATAGAGCGCGGCaactgtttgatgaaatgcctaAAAAGGATACAGTTTTTCGTGGATACGATGATCTGGTTATGATCAGCACGTTTCGGCCATGTGAGGAGGCATTGCTGGTTTTTGTCAGGATGAGGAGTTCGGATTCTAGGGTTGATCATTTTGGTGTTTCTAGTATTATTAGCGCTTGATAGCAATCTTAGATTTTCTAATAATGGAAGCAGAGCTCCATGGCTGTTCGAGTAAGTTGGGACTCGATTCGCATGTGCAGGTGGTAGTAGGCTCTCATTGGGCTTTATTGGAAAGTGTGGAGAATTGGAGGATGCTGGAAGGTCGTGTTTGATGAAATGGGTGTGAAAGAGATTTTTTACGTGGAATTCGATGCTTGCATGCTTATATTTGTTGCTCAAAGATGGGATGCGCTTACATTCTTTGATAAATTTCCTGAGAAGAATGTGGTTTCTTGGACTTCAGTTGTTGCTGGGTGCTCTCAACATGAGAGGAATGGAGAAGCAATTTGTTATTTTCACAGAATGTTGAAAACAGGTCTTAGGGCTGATAAAGCATTGCTCGTTTGTGCTCTAACTGCATGTGCAGGGTTGATGGATTCtaaaaaagggtttaaaatcCATGCCTTGATTCTGAAACACGGAGTTGGAAGTGATGTGATTGTTGGAAGTGTTCTTGTGATGTTGTATGCAAGATGTGGAGGTTTCAGTGAAGCTATAAGAATCATTAATCATATGCCATTAGTTGATGACTTCTCGTGGAGTGTGTTGATAGCTGAATATGCGAAGCATGGGTTTATAGATAGTGCGATTAAACTATCTGActgcttggagaagaagagtgTTCCATTGTGGAATGCCCTCATTGGAGGTTATTCTGAACTTGGAATGAATGAGGAGGCTCACAAAGCTTTTGGAAAAATGCAATTGGAGGGAAAAAAGGGTGATGAGTTCACCTATGGAAGCCTTCTGTTAGCTTCTGATCTTGTTGGCTTGAGTTATGGTGAACAACTCCATTCACAAACTATCAAGCTAGGCATTGATTCTTCTGTTTTTGTCGGCAGTGCTCTTATTGACATGTACAGCTACAACTTCGAGTGTGAAGCCGCTATAAGAATATTTGATGTATTAGACGAACCAAACCTTGTGTGCTGGAATTCATTGATCTCTGGGTTAGGATTGAACAAATTGGATGGTAAAGCTCTATGCGCACTTCGTCTAATGATGGTTTTTGGGCTAGTCCCAGATAACATCACATTATCACTTATTCTTGATTCATGCTCAAATTTACGAGCATTAAGGGAGGGAGTACAGATTCACACACTTGCCAGTAAATTAGGGCTTGAATCAGGTGTTGTTGCTGG
The Ananas comosus cultivar F153 unplaced genomic scaffold, ASM154086v1, whole genome shotgun sequence genome window above contains:
- the LOC109706343 gene encoding pentatricopeptide repeat-containing protein At2g13600-like; this translates as MLKTGLRADKALLVCALTACAGLMDSKKGFKIHALILKHGVGSDVIVGSVLVMLYARCGGFSEAIRIINHMPLVDDFSWSVLIAEYAKHGFIDSAIKLSDCLEKKSVPLWNALIGGYSELGMNEEAHKAFGKMQLEGKKGDEFTYGSLLLASDLVGLSYGEQLHSQTIKLGIDSSVFVGSALIDMYSYNFECEAAIRIFDVLDEPNLVCWNSLISGLGLNKLDGKALCALRLMMVFGLVPDNITLSLILDSCSNLRALREGVQIHTLASKLGLESGVVAGCALIDMYAKCDRIIYASRVFYELQDHSVITWTAIVGGYMRCGMWDEAKELFDIMPERNIVSWNAMISGCVKLGRCTEALQLYHQMHNSGILPDQITLVSLLTICYNFLLKENGKQIHAQVIKNGYHINNHVTMVLTEMYHKLEVHPYSVLSFGSSDPVLGNGTVEPDALSGNN